A region of Toxorhynchites rutilus septentrionalis strain SRP chromosome 1, ASM2978413v1, whole genome shotgun sequence DNA encodes the following proteins:
- the LOC129762729 gene encoding uncharacterized protein LOC129762729, whose amino-acid sequence MLSSILKQEVKFVELGTQYSEMCLGKDDWRFIRDYVDATRPLYHCTKVMQADHYPLSQFYIDWLVAIQENFIADTWKRIRSLSPVVSSDEKEHTNAFDFNDKVDDILTKMFGGTFNTSSDNSSTFYNQIRALDTQDRQPHTFNVWKHWVARKYTHPELHSVAMVVLATPSSQVSVERAFSALAIILSDQRTGLGAETLSNTLLVKLNKDLSDKVMSDLYIWNDTITEMNSNN is encoded by the exons ATGTTGTCTAGCATTTTAAAGCAAGAAGTGAAATTTGTTGAACTGGGAACTCAGTATTCTGAAATGT gTTTGGGCAAGGATGATTGGAGATTTATCAGAGATTACGTTGATGCTACCAGGCCGTTATATCACTGTACAAAGGTTATGCAGGCCGATCATTATCCCTTGTCACAATTCTACATCGACTGGTTGGTTGCCATTCAGGAG AATTTTATTGCAGATACTTGGAAACGAATTCGCTCTCTAAGCCCAGTGGTGTCTTCTGATGAAAAGGAACACACGAATGCATTTGACTTTAACGACAAAGTCGATGATATATTGACCAAAATGTTTGGTGGGACATTCAATACAAGCTCTGACAATTCTTCAACTTTTTATAATCAAATAAGAGCTTTGGATACACAGGATCGTCAGCCCCATACTTTCAATGTGTGGAAACACTGGGTAGCTCGTAAATATACCCATCCGGAACTACACTCCGTAGCTATGGTTGTTTTGGCTACACCATCCAGTCAGGTATCGGTTGAAAGAGCGTTCAGTGCATTGGCGATAATCCTTTCTGATCAGAGAACTGGTTTAGGAGCGGAAACCCTTTCTAATACTCTTCTAGTCAAATTGAACAAGGATCTTTCAGATAAGGTTATGTCAGACCTTTACATCTGGAACGACACAATCACAGAGATGAATTCAAACAACTAG